ACCAGTATTTGCGATTGTTTACGTTTAACCAGGCTGAATTGACGGCGCTCAAAACTATGCACGCCAGCGATTTGAACGTGCAATTACAACAAGTCGGATTGGTGGGCAGTGCACCATGGCGAGAAACGGCGACTACGTTACGGACAGATGCGGAGGCGTTATATAAGCCCCGCGGCCGCAAACCCAGGTTGAATCAAGCATTGCAGCACTATCGCATGTTGACAGAACAGGTCAAGGCGGCCAAGCAACGGTACCCAGAATACGAAACATTACAAAATCGATTGCTGGATTTGCAGGCACAACGGACAAGTACCCAACGTGATTTAACCAAGTTGGATCATGAACAACAACAGCTCGCCAATTTACGAAATCAGTGGCCGGTCTATCAACAATTGCAGCAACTGCAAGCCACTAATATGACGACGACACTAACTACGGCGACTAGGACACGCTATCAACAATTAAGCCAACAGCGAACGGAATTGCAACACGCCTTGGCGAGTGCACGTCAGCAATTAAGTCAGCAACCAGTTGATACACAATCTCAAGGACTAGTTGGCTTCTACGTCCAACATCAAGACCAGTTTGACCAATTAGAAGCTCAGTTACCAACCCTGCAACAAACCTTAGGCCAATACCAAACGTTGACCCAGCAGGGAAGTGCTGCCAAGGCTGATTTTCAAGCGCAAAGTAATGCACATCCTGAGCTGTTAGGTTGCCTCTCTCCGCACAAACAGGCCGCAATCGAGACCTTGAAGGCGACGTTGGCAGCGACGGCGAACACGCGTCGCCAATATCCGGCCCCGAATAGTCCATCGCTTGATTGGCGCTTGATTGGTGGTGCAATCGGGATTGTCGCGGGATTATTGCTACCATTAGGCGGCTTTAAATGGATCTTGATGTTAGCAGGTGTGGCCCTACTTGGTTGGTTTGGGATGACCCGTAGTCAGGGTAAACCGGTGCAAGCAACCGACCACTTATCAGACCAATTAGTGGCTGCTGGTCTGGCACCGAATCTGACTGCCAGTGAAGCCTTACAGCAATTGGAACTAGTCGCGGCACTGCAACGCGCACAAGCTGCGGTCACGACTGCTGATCAAGCATTAGCAACACAGGCTGCCAAACTCTGGCAATTGATTCAGCCTTATCAATTTGCGGCAGGATGGATTCCTGTTGATCAGGATCATTTAACGACAAGTGTTACTCGAATTGCCCAATTCTATGATCAAGTCCATCAAGTGATGCAACAGCAGACCATGTCCGGCCCCGACTTTGCCTTTGTCCAGCGGCAGGTCCAGCAGTTGACGCAGCAGGTCCGTGATCTGACCGAGCAGCTACAGGCGTTAGCAACGACCAACGGTTTAGCGGATGTAGACGCGTTGACGCAAGCGGTTAGTGATGCCGAAAAGCAAACGGCCAACGCCACGAGTCGTCAACAATTACAGCAACAACTCAGTTCTGCTGAGCTATCGGCGTTAAAGCAGTATACGTCGCTTGAAGCGTTGCAAGCGGTACTGGCTGAAAGACAGCAACAACGTACCCAAACGGCGCAGCAACTGACACAGTTAGCTACGGACATTGCCACGGCGCAAGCACAACTCCAAGAGTTGACGGCGGATGGCCAGTACGCTACGCTACGTCAGCAACAGGCGGATCTACAAACGGAAATCACAGTCATGGCACGTCAATGGCTAACGCGGCAGTTGGGTGCGAACTGGATCGATACGGCGCTGCAGGCATTGACACAACAGCAATTACCAACTGTTTTGGCCGCAGCAACCACGATTTTCGCGCAATTAACGGCACAGCGGTATAATAAGATTGACTTAGACGGTGATGAAATGGTTGTGAAGACGGCAACAACGCAGTTCATGGTCGCGGAACTTTCAACGGCGACTAAGGAACAGTTGTACTTGGCTTTACGGCTAGCGTTGATCAATCATTTGGGCCAAGCAGCTCAGCTACCACTAATGATTGATGATGGCTTGGTGAATTTTGATGAGCAACGTAAGCAAGCTGCTTGGCAAGTCTTAGCAGCAGTTGCTCAGCATCATCAAGTGCTCTACTTTACGAATGAGACAGCGGCACTGACCCAACTGAAGACAGCGACTGTACAGCAGTTAACCTAGGGGGGATAACATGGCAAAGAAGTTATTTGATTATCAATTAGATGAAACCGTGGATGGCTATTTTTTGTTGAAAGATTCGGAAGTTCGCATCGCCAAGAACGGCAAGAAGTTTTTAGCCATTAATTTTCAGGATACTTCCGGCGAGATTTCCGGGAAGTTTTGGGATGCAAGCGATACAGATGTCGAAAACTTTCAGGCAGGTCGGATCGTTCATTTGAAAGGTAAACGCGAAAACTATCAGGGTAATCCGCAAATCAAAATTCAACAAATGCGGCTCACTCATAGTGGCGAACCGCAAGAAGTGCAACAATTTGTGGAACACGCACCACTAAAGACCGACACGATGGCGGACGAAATCAATCAGTTTGTCTTTGAAATTACTGAACCTAATTGGAATCGAATTGTTCGCCACATGTTAACGACATTTCATGACCGGTTCTTTAGCTATCCCGCGGCGAAGAAAAATCATCACGCGTTCGCCGGTGGCTTAGCCTATCACACGTTATCAATTTTGCGCTTAGCTAAGGCAGTTGCCGATCAGTATCCCCACGTTAACCGGGCCTTACTATACGCCGGTGCGATTTTGCACGACATGGGTAAGACGATTGAAATGTCGGGGCCGGTCTCGACGACTTATACGTTGGCAGGGAACTTGGTCGGTCACATTGTCCTGATCGATGAACAAATCGTGGAGACTTGTCAACAGTTGAAAATTGACGAGCAGTCGGAATCTGTTTTAGTCTTGCGGCATACGATTCTTGCGCACCATGGTTTGTTAGAATATGGGTCACCCGTTCGGCCCCATATTATGGAAGCTGAAATCTTACATGACTTGGACGAGTTGGACGCGTCGATTCAAATGATGCAGACTTCACTTGGACATGCAGAGCCGGGCACGTATACGGAGCGGATCTTTGCTATGGATGGTCGTAACTTTTACCGGCCAACTGGTGATCAAACGAAGGGCGAATTACCAGACGAACAAAACTAACTAAATCGATACGGTGTTTGAAAGAACTGTTGAAATCAATGATTTTAACAGTTTTTTTGTGACCTTTATTTTTGATGACGAATTCCATTGGGGTGGGTGAGACGGTGCACCATTAATTAGCGTGGGCCGTCATTAAAGATAAAATAAAAATTTTAATTGCAATTAATATCCTGACATGATAAGTTACTACGAGTGATTAGTTGTTATCGTTGACCATTGCATACGTGTTGAATTAGGGCATGTTGAGCAGTATTGGCGTGCACGATGCGCGTAATCTAGCGGCCAGACTGATTGATTAAACGATAATCCGGCAACTGTGGCACGTGACGGGACCGTCACAGAGACAAATGATTTAAAATTGCACGCATTAGGGGAGATTATCGGGATGAACGAACAAGAAGCATATGTAACGACATTTTATTGGCTCGCGGATTGTTGGTTGGAAACTAGCTATCTGGGACTTGAGGATGAATTTGACGACGATGAAATCGATGACGCCGTCAAGTCACTACTAAATCGGATGCAAGCCGGGGCAATTTATGAGGTAACGGCGGATGATCCAATGTGGCAAGCATGGAAGCGGGCAGTTAGGGCCGTGCTTACGCCCAATGATCATGCTGAACATGAAGTTGATGAGACCGACGGAGAGGATGAATTAGTGCTGCCAGCTGGGGTACGACCAGAACGTCAATTAGAAGAAGTTCAAGCCTATGCAGCGATGAACGCGTTTTTGCAGGCACAAGATCAGGAATATCTGCAAGAAATTGGTAAACGGGCGGCCACTCAGGTCAGTGGTGCCGGGTGGCAAGTGTGGCGTGCACATCGCCAGAGCATGCATCCGGAGTCTGCCGCCCCGCTGACGTTGACTGCTGAGCAATTACCAGCCGTGATGTGGGCCTTTTTCGATAAGTACCAGGATACTGAGGACTCTTTTGAGATTTTTGAATTGGTTAGCCAACTTGAACAATGGCAAAAAAGTGCTGATCGAGATTTGGACGCGCAATGGTCACAGCTTGTGGCGAAAAGTCAGATTGATCCGGCCGCAATTACGCTCATGCAGGGCTTGTCGTTAGCTATTGAGTTCTTTGATCAGCTTGAGTGGGACGGTGATTTGACTGCCAAGGCAACTTTGCAGAATAAATTGATGCAACGCACGCTCGATGACACGCTCAATGATGAGACGACAGCCAACTGGGCGGATGCCTGGCAACACTGGGATTTAGCAGATCCGTTGACAACTGAACAGTGGGCCCGACGGTTTGATCCGGCGGACGACTATGAAGAAGATGAAGACGAGAGTAAAGAAGATGGCTCGGCCAGCTTGGCAACTTGGTGCGAGTTATAGTACCGTTTTGATTGCAATGCGCTTAGTCGCTTACGGTGTACTGCGGCCTGAGAGTGTGCCTGGTATGGCAACTGTGAAGATGGCGAACCGTGCACTGGCAGCTACCGTCAGTATTGGTATCGTGTTAGTTGCTTGGCTGGTCACAGCTATTCTGATTACAATTGTAATTTGGGGATGGCGGTGGCTGCGTAAGCTGATTTTTTAGTGCAGCTGAACGGCCAACTGAATCACAATAGTGCCGATTGACTAGGCTGAAGTTTGTGAATCCAGTAGTTGAAGCTGAAAGGACGGGGCGTCAGTGGTAGTGCTTCATGATGGTTTGTAACTCGGACAGAAAGTCGGCATCTAAATGGGGCGATTGTCCTAATTGTAATGGTGCCAATGGCTGATATAACGTTGGTATGTCTGGCTTTAACGGCTGGTTATTGAAGTATTGCTGACCATGGATTTTGACGGTCGCTTTGAGCGTTCCAATCGTCATGACGGCCACGGCGGTATTTAAAAAGACGCCACCATTGAGACTAGTATATCCAGCGGAAGAACGCCCAACTAAAGTAACGTGCGGGTTACGTTTTAGCGCCATGATGGTCACCTCCGCGGCACTCGCTGTCTGGTTACCAATAATGGCATAAATATGACGAAAGTGGGCCGCTGTTGGTTGCGAAAAGTTAAAGTCATCTTGACCGAGTCCACCAGTGATTCGGCCATGGTACATCATACGTGGCCGGTTGCGATGATGGTTCGTGATGCCGGTGTAGAGGGTGCCGTCTGGAATGATGGCGGCCAGGCCAGCAATCATCGGTGCCGAACTACCACCAGTATTTGCTGCGAAGTTTAAGATTAAATCGGTTGTCGGCTTAGTTTGTTTAATCAGGTGCTGGAGTTGTGTCCAATACTGTTTTTGTAATTGGTGCTGACTGCTGTAAAATGCTGGCACATTGATGATGGTGAGGCCGGCACTCATTGTCTTGGTCGGACGGGTGGCATGTTCGACTTGGCGGAGATTGGCGACGGCGAATGAATGTAAATTTGCAGCGCGCAGAATTTGATTGGGTTGGGTCAGTGACGTGATTTTGCGACCATGATCAGTCGCATGTAGCATGGCTTGCCAATGCGTTCGATGGTTGATAATGCCATATTTTGACATGTAGGTGATAGCCGGCATAGCGTTGAAGGACGCACGGAGCCGATTAGAAGCGGAAAGACCAAACGTTAGGACTATCGAAATTAGACCTACCAGTCCGTAACGGCATTTATTCGTTATCATGATAAGCCATCCTTACTTTTCGTGACTAGATTAGCATGTATTGGTTAGCTAAAGTGTAGGCGTGGCGTCAAAATTTCGCAACGAAAAGCATATCTTAACTGGTGCGTCTTTGAAATAATGGTTACTGTTAAAATACCCATCTACATTGGCCGTCTTAACGGCTAAGCAGATGGGTATTTGTTGTATCATGAAATTGTTGACGATTGTGCCAGATCGGCTTCTAACTGGGTTAAGAAGATCGTCACCAAGTCTTTTTCCACCTGGTTCAGTGAATGCTCGGCTGGAAAGGCAATGAAATAATTCAGGGACATTAACGCTTGGGGCAAAGGTAAGATGTTATAGCGTTCTGGATCAGGTTGGGTATGCACACTGTCTGGTAAAAAGGTAATACCCAGTCCAGCAGTGGCTAGTTTGGTGATGGTGGCGGTATTCGTGCTCTCAATTACGATATTCGGTGTCACGTTGTGCTTTTGTAATAAGTAGTCAACTTGGCGTCGAATCGATGACCCGTGGGGAGACAAGACTAGAGGCGCTTGTAGCAGGTCGTTAAGGGGGAGCGCTCCCGGATTAATGAAGGCCTGATGTGGTTGGTACCAGTTGACGGTGTTCGGGATAATCGCGTAATACCCGTCCCGACCGCGGTCATAACTTTCAAGCCCCGGCGCGATGGTTTCCGGATTTTGACCAATTAAGAAGTCCAGTTCACCGTGGAGCACGCGCTGTTCGTTGCGACTAGCGATATCTTCGGTTAATTCGATCTTAGTGGCCGGGTGGGCTTTCAAAAAAGCAGGTAAAAATAGGGGCAATAAGTAATAGCCGAGGCTAGATAAGACGCCCAGCCGAATTACTTGCTGGTTGGCATGTGTGTATTGCCTAATTTGCTTATTAAAGTAATCCTTCTCGTTTTCGAGCGCCGTCAAATATTGATAATAAGTCCGCCCAGCCGTGGTCAGTCGCAGTGGCGTGACTTCACGATTGATGATGGTGACGCCCAATTCTTTTTCAACATTGCGGATGCTTTGGGTGAGGTAAGGTTGTGAAATGTAGAGATCTTTAGCCGCCCGGGTAAAATTGCCGTGCTTGAGCAACACATCTAAAAACCGTCGCATTTCGCTAGAATCTGATTTTGGCATAAAGCGCCTTCCTCTCGCATTGTGATTAGGTGAGTATTCGTTTGATTGCTGATTTGGTCATGTTGAGTTAGTTGCATCGCCATAAGGACGTTCAAAACATGTTCAATAAGTTCTGTCAACATCCTGGCGATAGTGGCTAAATAGCATTATGACCAACCATTTTAACATGATTAATTTTAACGCGAATCGTCGACATAGTAAATTTGTTATCGGGGTATAGATAAATAAATATTTCACAAGCAGAGCGCTTTCACGTACACTAATCAGTATTAAGAGTGGCCAATCATTCAATAGCTACTCGTCGAAAACGACTGTTTAAATCATCCTGAAAGGATCTGAAATTATGAAATTTGTTGGGATTGTTGGGACGAATGCAACCAAATCGACCAACCGGCAGTTACTGCAATATATGCAACGGCATTTTCAGCAACAAGCCACGATTGAAATTTGTGAAATAAAAGATTTACCGGCTTTTAATGAACCGGAAGACCGAACAGCACCAGTAGCAATTCAACAGCTCAGTGATAAGATCACCGCAGCAGATGGCGTGATCTTTGCCACGCCGGAGTATGATCATTCAATTCCGGCCGTACTAAAAAGTGCAATCGAATGGCTGTCATATACCACGCGGCCGTTAATTAATAAACCAGTTATGATTGTTGGGGCCTCGAACGGCTCACTGGGAACCTCACGCGCTCAAGCGCACTTACGCCAGATTTTAGAGGCGCCGGAATTAAAAGCACTGGTGATGCCAAATATTGAATACTTACTAGGCCGTTCACTACAAGCTTTTGATGATCAGGGCGACCTGACTTATCCGGATAAAGTTCAGGAATTAGACAATGCGTTTGGCGAATTCATTGATTTTGTAGATTTAACGAATAAAATCATGCCGTCGAGTCAGTTTTTCGAAAAGAGTAAGCAGTTCTCGTGGCGGCAAGTGACTGGGGAGGAATAAACATGAAATTTGTTGGAATTGTTGGAACGAATGCTCAGCATTCGTACAATCGGATGTTGCTGGAATTTATGCAACGACATTTTGCGACACAAGCCGAAATCGAAATTTTAGAATTGACTGATGTCCCGATGTTTGATGAATCGAATGATCAAACTGACAGTACCATCATTCAAAACTTTGCCACTAAAATTGCGACGGCTGACGGGGTTATCATTGCCTCACCGGAACACAATCATTCCGTGCCTTCCGCGTTGAAAAGCATTATTGAATGGTTATCATTCAAAATTCACCCATTAGATGGTCAAGCAGTAATGATTGTTGGGGCTTCATACAGCGTCCAAGGATCGTCACGCGCGCAACTACACCTGCGCCAGATTTTAGACGCTCCCGGTGTTAACGCCAGTGTCATGCCCGGTTCAGAATTCTTATTAGGTCGTGCCCAAACGGCTTTTGACGATCAAGGTAATTTAAAGGTGCAAGGGACGGTTGATTTTCTGGACAGTTGTTTTGCAAAGTTTCAGAAGTTTGCGACCATCGTCGCCGAGATGCGGGCACCAGAAGCGCTTAGCTTTGCCCCGGGTACTTATCAGGTGACGGCCACTGGACATAATGGCGAATTGCCAATGCGAGTGACCCTCTCCGCTGACCGGATTGAAAATATTGAAATTGATACCAGTAGTGAAACGCAGGGGATTGCCGATGTGGCTTTTGAACGCATTCCCAAGGAGATTATTGCGGGCCAAACGCTCGCTGTTGATGCGATTTCCGGGGCTTCAATTACCAGTCATGGTGTTATCGATGGGGTCGCTCGTGCGGTCAAAGAAGCTGGTGCCAATCCTGATGATTTGAAGAAACGGCGTGCGACTAAGCAGGTCGCTCAACCTGCTGTCAAAGAAGTGACGACTGATGTCGTAGTGGTTGGTGCTGGTGGGGCTGGTATGACGGCAGCGGCCAAAGTGTTACAGGCTGGTCATCAAGCCGTTGTCCTAGAAAAATTCCCAGCTGTCGGTGGTAATACCGTTCGCGCTGGGGGGCCCATGAATGCGGCTGATCCGGATTGGCAACGACAGTTTGCAGCTTTGCCAGGTGAAAAGCAAACGTTGAAGGATCTGAGTGAGCGTGATGAAAGTACAATTGCACCTGAATATCGGGCTGATTTCCGTAAATTGAAACAGCAGATTGACGCATACCTGACTGCCAATACCAATCAAAAGGGCACCTTATTTGATTCAACCTTGTTACATCGGATTCAAACTTATTTAGGTGGTCAACGGACTGATTTGAACGGTCAAGAGATTCACGGTCAGTATGATTTGGTAAAAGAATTGACGGATAACGCCCTGGATTCAGTCAAGTGGTTACAATCGATTGGTGTGAAATTTGATGAAAGCCAAGTGACAATGCCAGTTGGAGCCATCTGGCGGCGCGGGCATAAGCCAATGGGCGATCTAGGGTTTGCTTACATCAAGACTTTACGGGCCTTTGTTGAACAACAGGGTGGTACGATTATGACGGAAACGCCGGTAAAAGAATTACTGGTGACGGATGGGCAAGTTCGTGGCGTCATTGCGACTAATGCGGCTCATGAGAAAGTTATTGTCCATGCTGATGCGGTGATTTTAGCTTCTGGTGGTTTCGCAGCGAATACTAAAATGTTACAAAAGTACAATACGTACTGGACGGCCATCGACGATGATGTCAAGACGACTAATTCACCCGCAATGACTGGTGATGGAATTCGGCTAGGGACTAGTGTTGGTGCAGCATTAGTTGGGATGGGCTTCTCACAAATGATGCCGGTATCTGATCCGGAGACCGGCGAATTATTCAGTGGGCTCCAAGTGCCACCGGCAAACTTTGTGATGGTAAACCAGCAAGGAAAACGGTTCGTCAATGAGTACGGCAGTCGTGATGAGTTAACTCAGGCGGCCATTGATAATGGGAGTCTCTTCTATCTAATTGCCGATGATGAAATTAAAAAGACGGCTTACAACACGACACAAGCTAAAATTGACCAGCAGGTGGCGAATGGGACCTTGTTCCGTGCTGATACTTTGACAGATTTAGCGCACCAAATTGGCATGGACCCGGCAGCCCTGACCAAGACGATTGCGGACTACAATCGTTACGTTGATGCTGGCGAGGATCCTGAATTTCATAAGACGGCCTTTGATTTGAAAGTTGCCGTGGCACCATTTTACGCAACGCCGCGTAAACCAGCAACCCACCACACGATGGGGGGCTTGAAGATTGATCCGGATGCTCACGTTTTAAATACGGACGGTCAGATTATCGACGGGCTATACGCGGCGGGAGAAGTAGCCGGTGGAATTCACGCGGGTAACCGGCTGGGTGGTAACTCGCTTAGTGATATCTTTACGTTCGGTCGAATCGCGGCGGCTCATGCTGTTGCTGAGCACGTTGATCCGGTGACGGCCTAAGGCAATTATTAAGTCGCTACGTTGGTTGAGTCGTGTTAGTGTATAATCGACCGTAGAGAGAAGCAGATCGACAAGGGAGATTATCACATGCAAAAACCAATGCCAGTCGCGGTGACGAACATTGCGGACAATATTACGCACCAACCAGCTTATATGACGATTGTTTTAAATGATCACAAGTATTCGACCGCGCGCAAAAAGACGCCGTTTATCTTGAAAGCGTTGAATGAGGGCGCGGCTGCTCATGGGCGTTTGACGATCACGCCTAGTCGGCTGAGTTTGGCCGATGAGCGCGGCACAGTCTTTCAAACCTTGGCGCCAATACCCACAGTCATCACGGACGTCGAGCTGGGATTGTATCGCTCAATCGTGCGGCAACTTGGTAATGGCGTACGAATGAAGGCCCGTTACACATTGGCGGTGACGTTGACCAGCGATACCGCTACTTATCAGATGTTAAATACCGATTTGTCAGTGTTGAAACCGCTGTTGGCTTGGATCACCGACTTTCATCTTCACTTAACCGATTCGTTACAATTGGCAACCAGTGACATCGAC
This Lactiplantibacillus plantarum DNA region includes the following protein-coding sequences:
- a CDS encoding ATP-binding protein, yielding MMQIKRLEIAGFGKFQQQQFEFGDGLQVIYGLNESGKSTMRAFILGMLFGFPSRRHPLERHEPQGTNQYGGSIELVVDETTYRLTRLGDQPATLVNVQTQAAQPLALLDKWLAPYDRDQYLRLFTFNQAELTALKTMHASDLNVQLQQVGLVGSAPWRETATTLRTDAEALYKPRGRKPRLNQALQHYRMLTEQVKAAKQRYPEYETLQNRLLDLQAQRTSTQRDLTKLDHEQQQLANLRNQWPVYQQLQQLQATNMTTTLTTATRTRYQQLSQQRTELQHALASARQQLSQQPVDTQSQGLVGFYVQHQDQFDQLEAQLPTLQQTLGQYQTLTQQGSAAKADFQAQSNAHPELLGCLSPHKQAAIETLKATLAATANTRRQYPAPNSPSLDWRLIGGAIGIVAGLLLPLGGFKWILMLAGVALLGWFGMTRSQGKPVQATDHLSDQLVAAGLAPNLTASEALQQLELVAALQRAQAAVTTADQALATQAAKLWQLIQPYQFAAGWIPVDQDHLTTSVTRIAQFYDQVHQVMQQQTMSGPDFAFVQRQVQQLTQQVRDLTEQLQALATTNGLADVDALTQAVSDAEKQTANATSRQQLQQQLSSAELSALKQYTSLEALQAVLAERQQQRTQTAQQLTQLATDIATAQAQLQELTADGQYATLRQQQADLQTEITVMARQWLTRQLGANWIDTALQALTQQQLPTVLAAATTIFAQLTAQRYNKIDLDGDEMVVKTATTQFMVAELSTATKEQLYLALRLALINHLGQAAQLPLMIDDGLVNFDEQRKQAAWQVLAAVAQHHQVLYFTNETAALTQLKTATVQQLT
- a CDS encoding flavocytochrome c encodes the protein MKFVGIVGTNAQHSYNRMLLEFMQRHFATQAEIEILELTDVPMFDESNDQTDSTIIQNFATKIATADGVIIASPEHNHSVPSALKSIIEWLSFKIHPLDGQAVMIVGASYSVQGSSRAQLHLRQILDAPGVNASVMPGSEFLLGRAQTAFDDQGNLKVQGTVDFLDSCFAKFQKFATIVAEMRAPEALSFAPGTYQVTATGHNGELPMRVTLSADRIENIEIDTSSETQGIADVAFERIPKEIIAGQTLAVDAISGASITSHGVIDGVARAVKEAGANPDDLKKRRATKQVAQPAVKEVTTDVVVVGAGGAGMTAAAKVLQAGHQAVVLEKFPAVGGNTVRAGGPMNAADPDWQRQFAALPGEKQTLKDLSERDESTIAPEYRADFRKLKQQIDAYLTANTNQKGTLFDSTLLHRIQTYLGGQRTDLNGQEIHGQYDLVKELTDNALDSVKWLQSIGVKFDESQVTMPVGAIWRRGHKPMGDLGFAYIKTLRAFVEQQGGTIMTETPVKELLVTDGQVRGVIATNAAHEKVIVHADAVILASGGFAANTKMLQKYNTYWTAIDDDVKTTNSPAMTGDGIRLGTSVGAALVGMGFSQMMPVSDPETGELFSGLQVPPANFVMVNQQGKRFVNEYGSRDELTQAAIDNGSLFYLIADDEIKKTAYNTTQAKIDQQVANGTLFRADTLTDLAHQIGMDPAALTKTIADYNRYVDAGEDPEFHKTAFDLKVAVAPFYATPRKPATHHTMGGLKIDPDAHVLNTDGQIIDGLYAAGEVAGGIHAGNRLGGNSLSDIFTFGRIAAAHAVAEHVDPVTA
- a CDS encoding 3'-5' exoribonuclease YhaM family protein → MAKKLFDYQLDETVDGYFLLKDSEVRIAKNGKKFLAINFQDTSGEISGKFWDASDTDVENFQAGRIVHLKGKRENYQGNPQIKIQQMRLTHSGEPQEVQQFVEHAPLKTDTMADEINQFVFEITEPNWNRIVRHMLTTFHDRFFSYPAAKKNHHAFAGGLAYHTLSILRLAKAVADQYPHVNRALLYAGAILHDMGKTIEMSGPVSTTYTLAGNLVGHIVLIDEQIVETCQQLKIDEQSESVLVLRHTILAHHGLLEYGSPVRPHIMEAEILHDLDELDASIQMMQTSLGHAEPGTYTERIFAMDGRNFYRPTGDQTKGELPDEQN
- a CDS encoding S41 family peptidase; translated protein: MITNKCRYGLVGLISIVLTFGLSASNRLRASFNAMPAITYMSKYGIINHRTHWQAMLHATDHGRKITSLTQPNQILRAANLHSFAVANLRQVEHATRPTKTMSAGLTIINVPAFYSSQHQLQKQYWTQLQHLIKQTKPTTDLILNFAANTGGSSAPMIAGLAAIIPDGTLYTGITNHHRNRPRMMYHGRITGGLGQDDFNFSQPTAAHFRHIYAIIGNQTASAAEVTIMALKRNPHVTLVGRSSAGYTSLNGGVFLNTAVAVMTIGTLKATVKIHGQQYFNNQPLKPDIPTLYQPLAPLQLGQSPHLDADFLSELQTIMKHYH
- a CDS encoding NADPH-dependent FMN reductase, producing the protein MKFVGIVGTNATKSTNRQLLQYMQRHFQQQATIEICEIKDLPAFNEPEDRTAPVAIQQLSDKITAADGVIFATPEYDHSIPAVLKSAIEWLSYTTRPLINKPVMIVGASNGSLGTSRAQAHLRQILEAPELKALVMPNIEYLLGRSLQAFDDQGDLTYPDKVQELDNAFGEFIDFVDLTNKIMPSSQFFEKSKQFSWRQVTGEE
- a CDS encoding LysR family transcriptional regulator — its product is MPKSDSSEMRRFLDVLLKHGNFTRAAKDLYISQPYLTQSIRNVEKELGVTIINREVTPLRLTTAGRTYYQYLTALENEKDYFNKQIRQYTHANQQVIRLGVLSSLGYYLLPLFLPAFLKAHPATKIELTEDIASRNEQRVLHGELDFLIGQNPETIAPGLESYDRGRDGYYAIIPNTVNWYQPHQAFINPGALPLNDLLQAPLVLSPHGSSIRRQVDYLLQKHNVTPNIVIESTNTATITKLATAGLGITFLPDSVHTQPDPERYNILPLPQALMSLNYFIAFPAEHSLNQVEKDLVTIFLTQLEADLAQSSTIS